The Trypanosoma brucei gambiense DAL972 chromosome 10, complete sequence genome has a segment encoding these proteins:
- a CDS encoding chaperonin Hsp60, mitochondrial precursor, which translates to MFRCVVRFGAKDIRFGTEARQSMLKGVQRAVEAVATTLGPKGRNVIIEQSYGAPKITKDGVTVAKSIEFKDPFENMGAQLVRQVCNKTNDLAGDGTTTSAVLVASIFSEGIKSIATGTNPIDMKRGMDRAVEVILKNIESQSRTVTNTENVVQVATISANGDVELGKLIGEAMEKVGKDGVITTQDGKTLTTELEVVEGMSVDRGYISPYFVTDAKTQKAELEDAFVLVSAKKLNNIHTILPVLNHVVRSGRPLLIIADDVESEALTTMIFNKLQGKLKIACVKAPGFGDNKAAMLQDIAIFSGACVVGEEGSGVELDAEKFDASILGSVKKATITKDDTVLLNGGGDVAMMKERVDLLRGLIERETSDYNREKLQERLAKLSGGVAVIRVGGASEVEVNEKKDRITDALCSTRAAVQEGIVPGGGAALLRASKALDGLLQDQSLTADQRTGVQIIRNAVRLPAHRIVANAGREGAVVVEKVLENTDAAVGYDAQLDRYVNMFEAGIIDPARVVRVALTDAASVASLMMTAEAAVVDLPKDDAPAAGGMGGMGGMGGMDGMY; encoded by the coding sequence ATGTTCCGCTGTGTCGTCCGTTTTGGTGCCAAAGACATCCGTTTTGGCACGGAAGCACGTCAATCTATGCTGAAGGGCGTACAACGCGCTGTGGAGGCTGTTGCAACGACCCTTGGGCCTAAGGGACGTAACGTGATTATCGAGCAATCGTACGGTGCTCCGAAGATCACGAAGGATGGTGTAACCGTTGCGAAGTCGATCGAGTTCAAGGACCCGTTTGAAAACATGGGTGCGCAGCTCGTGCGGCAGGTATGCAATAAGACAAATGACCTCGCGGGTGATGGAACGACGACATCGGCTGTCCTCGTTGCAAGCATCTTTAGCGAGGGTATCAAATCGATTGCAACCGGGACGAATCCCATTGACATGAAGCGTGGTATGGACCGCGCCGTGGAGGTGATCCTGAAGAACATCGAATCTCAGAGCCGAACGGTAACAAATACGGAGAACGTTGTGCAGGTTGCGACGATTTCCGCGAACGGTGATGTTGAACTCGGCAAGCTGATTGGGGAGGCGATGGAGAAGGTGGGGAAGGATGGCGTGATCACAACACAAGATGGGAAGACATTGACGACTGAGCTGGAAGTTGTGGAAGGCATGAGTGTGGACCGCGGTTACATCAGCCCGTACTTCGTAACTGACGCGAAGACTCAGAAGGCCGAGCTTGAAGATGCGTTCGTGCTTGTGTCTGCAAAGAAGTTGAACAACATTCATACGATCTTACCGGTGTTGAATCACGTGGTGCGCAGTGGGCGACCATTGCTGATCATTGCGGATGATGTGGAGAGTGAGGCCCTGACGACGATGATTTTCAATAAACTTCAAGGAAAGCTGAAGATTGCGTGCGTGAAGGCTCCAGGTTTCGGGGACAACAAGGCTGCGATGCTGCAAGACATCGCCATTTTCAGTGGTGCCTGCGTTGTTGGTGAGGAAGGCAGTGGTGTGGAACTTGACGCTGAGAAATTCGACGCCAGCATCTTGGGGAGTGTGAAGAAGGCAACAATCACGAAGGACGATACAGTACTGTTGAACGGTGGTGGCGACGTTGCGATGATGAAAGAACGCGTGGACCTGCTGCGCGGGCTCATTGAGCGCGAGACGAGTGACTATAACCGCGAGAAGCTTCAAGAACGTCTTGCAAAACTGAGTGGTGGCGTTGCCGTAATCCGCGTTGGTGGTGCTTCTGAGGTGGAGGTGAACGAGAAGAAGGACCGCATCACAGATGCCCTGTGCTCGACCCGCGCTGCGGTGCAGGAAGGCATTGTCCCTGGTGGTGGCGCTGCGTTGCTGCGTGCGAGCAAAGCATTGGACGGATTACTACAGGATCAGTCACTCACCGCTGATCAACGGACTGGCGTGCAGATCATCCGTAACGCGGTGCGGTTGCCCGCCCACCGCATTGTTGCCAATGCTGGAAGGGaaggtgctgttgttgttgagaaGGTGCTCGAGAACACTGATGCCGCTGTTGGTTACGATGCGCAGCTTGATCGCTACGTGAACATGTTTGAAGCCGGAATAATCGACCCCGCGCGTGTGGTTCGTGTTGCGCTTACTGACGCTGCGTCTGTTGCCAGCCTCATGATGACGGCAGAGGCCGCGGTTGTGGATTTACCGAAGGATGATGCACCTGCTGCAGGTGGTATGGGAGGCATGGGTGGTATGGGAGGTATGGACGGCATGTATTGA